In Methanobacterium sp., the following are encoded in one genomic region:
- a CDS encoding carboxymuconolactone decarboxylase family protein: MQNEFPEHHISIRERFKEFGNILNEMGKTTEESGPIDKKTSHLIQLAASAAIRSEGAVHSHARRALELGASPDEVYHALILVTSTIGFPTVAAAISWVDDIVEGSDKSNTPMSKK, from the coding sequence ATGCAAAATGAATTTCCGGAACATCATATAAGCATAAGGGAAAGATTTAAAGAATTTGGAAATATTTTAAATGAAATGGGAAAAACAACAGAAGAATCAGGCCCCATAGATAAAAAAACATCCCATTTAATCCAGCTTGCAGCATCAGCAGCTATAAGATCAGAAGGTGCTGTACACAGCCATGCCCGAAGAGCTCTTGAACTGGGGGCATCGCCTGATGAAGTATATCATGCCCTAATTTTAGTTACAAGCACTATAGGATTCCCCACTGTTGCAGCAGCCATTTCATGGGTAGACGACATAGTAGAAGGTTCAGATAAATCAAACACCCCTATGTCCAAAAAATAA